Proteins from a genomic interval of Asterias rubens chromosome 16, eAstRub1.3, whole genome shotgun sequence:
- the LOC117300933 gene encoding uncharacterized protein LOC117300933, whose protein sequence is MPVVEFQRLPPESDDGEPSGQGDFFTVAVSTAMTENPNYSARTAKWLGILQLIIAFCCVIDGIVTESLGYCSISSWATPIWSGFPCFFFAGLLALLSRNKKTSTIIVFMVCSTIAMLAAVTMVGFMLVSGVTDYHQGYPFSYVRYNVAAKLGVCFGFDIFGIILGFIEVFAALTGIMIGSDRNRQPTSAHSMGCRVMGDVL, encoded by the exons ATGCCAGTTGTAGAATTTCAACGCTTGCCACCAGAGAGTGATGATGGGGAGCCAAGTGGCCAAG GTGATTTCTTCACCGTGGCCGTGAGCACCGCCATGACAGAGAACCCAAACTACAGTGCAAGAACAGCGAAGTGGCTAGGTATACTGCAGCTAATCATAGCCTTCTGTTGTGTGATTGATGGAATAGTGACCGAATCATTGGGCTACTGTAGCATCTCATCATGGGCCACACCTATCTGGAGTGGCTTCCCG TGTTTCTTCTTCGCTGGTCTTCTTGCACTGTTATCAAGGAACAAGAAAACAAGCACG ATTATTGTGTTCATGGTGTGTTCAACCATCGCAATGCTTGCTGCAGTAACCATGGTTGGCTTCATGCTGGTTAGTGGTGTTACAGATTACCACCAAGGGTACCCCTTCAGTTATGTCCGCTATAACGTTGCAGCAAAACTG GGTGTCTGTTTTGGCTTTGACATATTCGGCATCATTCTGGGTTTCATAGAAGTGTTTGCTGCCCTCACTGGCATCATGATCGGCAGTGACAGGAATCGTCAGCCAACATCAGCCCACAGTATGGGCTGTCGTGTCATGGGTGACGTCCTGTGA